In Mustela nigripes isolate SB6536 chromosome 12, MUSNIG.SB6536, whole genome shotgun sequence, one DNA window encodes the following:
- the SHLD3 gene encoding shieldin complex subunit 3, which produces MSTEVILHYRPCESDPTQLPKIAEKAIQDFPTRPLSRFIPWFLHDASKLPLKPKRSPPVISEEAAEDVKQYLTISEHDVKSQSYDCTVDLLEFQPNFKKRKHLIRSHSLNEQTNSGNLDKQSEKGRQHKKRFWSVSLPNSNCTENIFPLSKKLQDCLKALNLHSLYRARWTIEHAICNNQTLEDIWAKLNHIIRHNELPSCNATFQRHLGQIWVFCDIMYCEYVGSLLKGRLALTGKMNLLVHKYGVIFSM; this is translated from the coding sequence ATGTCTACAGAAGTAATATTACATTATCGACCATGTGAGAGTGATCCCACACAACTGCCAAAAATTGCAGAGAAAGCAATTCAAGACTTTCCTACACGTCCATTATCGAGATTTATTCCTTGGTTTTTGCATGATGCATCCAAACTTCCACTCAAACCTAAAAGATCACCACCTGTGATTTCTGAAGAGGCAGCTGAAGATGTGAAACAATACTTAACCATTTCAGAACACGATGTTAAATCACAGAGTTATGATTGCACAGTAGATCTTTTGGAATttcaacctaattttaaaaaaaggaagcactTAATCCGGTCACACTCACTGAACGAACAGACTAATTCTGGAAATTTAGATAAACAATCAGAAAAGGGAAGACAACACAAGAAGAGGTTTTGGAGTGTCTCACTTCCCAACAGTAAttgcactgaaaatatttttcctttgtctaaAAAATTGCAAGATTGTTTAAAGGCATTGAATTTGCATTCACTTTATAGAGCAAGATGGACTATAGAGCATGCTATTTGTAACAACCAAACTCTGGAAGACATTTGGGCAAAACTTAATCATATCATCCGGCACAATGAACTTCCATCTTGTAATGCTACATTTCAGAGACACTTAGGCCAAATATGGGTGTTCTGTGATATTATGTACTGTGAATATGTGGGAAGTCTTCTTAAAGGAAGGTTAGCTCTTACtgggaaaatgaatttattagtGCATAAATATGGTGTTATTTTTAGTATGTAA